A region from the Azospirillaceae bacterium genome encodes:
- a CDS encoding RNA polymerase sigma factor: MSPLPSSPTSISLPGQDLSDDLAAYGFAGMQGVIGLTTQVGRLVGLSHPQGGKGGSVQRSESQNSATSSDEVLVARVAAGDAQAFRMLTDRHLDRTVTLARRVLGGAADAEDVAQEAFLRLWQHAQRFRPSEARFSTWFYRITVNLCLDRKRRPAHDTLDNVPEPVDPSLDAATLVERSELGRLVARAVDDLPDRQRAAISLCYDAGLSNAEAAAAMEVSVGALETLLVRARRALRVTLAPLAPPEPQGGRKARTGGPR; this comes from the coding sequence ATGTCCCCCCTTCCGTCCTCCCCCACATCCATCTCCTTGCCTGGCCAGGATCTGTCCGACGACCTCGCTGCTTACGGCTTCGCTGGCATGCAGGGGGTGATTGGCCTTACAACGCAGGTGGGACGTCTGGTCGGGCTGTCCCATCCCCAAGGCGGCAAGGGCGGATCCGTGCAGCGTAGCGAGAGCCAGAATTCGGCAACCAGCAGTGACGAGGTCCTGGTGGCCCGTGTCGCCGCCGGTGACGCCCAGGCTTTCCGGATGTTGACCGACCGGCATTTGGATCGGACGGTCACGCTGGCGCGGCGCGTTCTGGGCGGGGCCGCCGACGCCGAAGACGTGGCCCAGGAAGCGTTCCTGCGGCTTTGGCAGCATGCCCAGCGCTTCCGTCCATCGGAGGCGCGTTTTTCCACCTGGTTTTACCGCATCACCGTGAACCTGTGCCTGGACCGCAAGCGCCGCCCGGCCCACGACACGCTGGACAATGTTCCGGAACCCGTGGACCCATCGCTGGATGCCGCCACGCTGGTGGAGCGGTCTGAATTGGGCCGCCTGGTCGCCCGTGCCGTGGATGACCTCCCGGACCGTCAGCGGGCGGCCATTTCCTTGTGTTATGATGCGGGCTTGAGTAATGCCGAGGCGGCGGCGGCCATGGAGGTCAGCGTCGGCGCCCTGGAAACCTTGCTGGTCCGCGCACGGCGGGCCCTGCGTGTGACGCTGGCCCCGTTGGCGCCGCCGGAACCCCAGGGTGGGCGCAAGGCGCGTACAGGGGGGCCGCGATGA
- a CDS encoding EAL domain-containing protein, whose protein sequence is MANQAEALIHIEDDRGTARQSGPGWRILVVDDDEQVHLATRLALEAIDFRGRPLTLDSCYTAWEAFEYLASTPDIAVVLLDVVMEDERAGLDLVRRIREELRNDQIRIVLRTGQPGYAPELEVIRQYDINDYKAKTELTVTRLASSIITALRSYEQIVALDRHRRGLEQVIKASADLFSERSLNDFSAGVLIQLAAQMGMEPEGLLCAQGTVDGPVIVAAAGRFADHIRKPLATLGEHEIEAALLEAFSRREGFKSRGGDILYLQSGSAHPAAIYMSTPTAVDERKRDLLRLFTINVALGFETATLFEHMRSVAFTDPLTGLPNRTGFITALERHDPAQGLVVILLDLDQFHFINGRLGFQVADALLRAVAHRLVANFPEALTISRFSGDRYALALPVPSLAELSLADLEQRLELAFETGFDVAGHNTAVSATGGCTYALPPDVRTTPDAIPGQWGDALVQQASLALKDAKLRARGRLSPFNPELEKRKSANLALLAELRTALRNRELVLHYQPKLDLATGRPVGVEALVRWQSPRHGLLMPAAFLDIAEASGLVVPLGLMVLEMAISQRRAWRAEGLDIPVAVNVSALQVQQADFLAGIDGVLRAQQATAEGIELEITESAFVGDDERAFLHIQGLRERGFGVALDDFGTGYSSLSYLNRLPATTVKVDRRFVQGMNQDVKSDMLVRAIVQVAAIIDAQVVAEGVEKEEQAERLRTLGVPVAQGFLYCRGVPAEALSAWWLERDAPPAKG, encoded by the coding sequence ATGGCGAACCAGGCTGAAGCCCTGATCCATATCGAGGACGACCGCGGCACCGCCCGGCAGAGCGGCCCGGGCTGGCGCATCCTGGTGGTCGATGATGATGAGCAAGTACACCTGGCCACCCGCCTGGCGCTGGAGGCCATCGATTTCCGGGGCCGCCCCCTGACGCTGGACAGCTGCTACACGGCGTGGGAGGCGTTCGAATACCTGGCGAGCACGCCGGACATCGCCGTCGTCCTGCTGGACGTGGTGATGGAGGATGAGCGGGCGGGCCTGGACCTGGTGCGGCGCATCCGGGAAGAACTGCGCAACGACCAGATCCGTATCGTGCTGCGCACCGGCCAACCCGGTTACGCGCCGGAACTGGAAGTCATCCGCCAGTACGACATCAACGACTACAAGGCCAAGACCGAACTGACGGTCACCCGGCTGGCGTCCAGCATCATCACGGCACTGCGGTCGTATGAGCAGATCGTGGCGCTGGACCGCCACCGCCGCGGCCTGGAACAGGTGATCAAGGCATCGGCCGACCTGTTCAGCGAGCGCAGCCTGAACGATTTCAGCGCCGGCGTGCTGATCCAACTGGCGGCCCAGATGGGCATGGAGCCCGAGGGCCTGCTGTGCGCCCAGGGTACGGTGGACGGCCCCGTCATCGTGGCCGCGGCCGGCCGCTTCGCCGACCACATCCGCAAACCCCTGGCCACCCTGGGGGAGCATGAGATCGAGGCGGCCCTGCTGGAGGCATTCTCGCGGCGGGAAGGTTTCAAGAGCCGGGGCGGCGACATCCTGTACCTGCAGTCGGGCAGTGCCCACCCGGCCGCCATCTACATGAGCACCCCCACCGCGGTGGATGAGCGCAAGCGCGACCTGCTGCGCCTGTTCACCATCAATGTGGCGCTGGGGTTCGAGACGGCGACCCTGTTCGAACACATGCGGTCGGTGGCCTTCACCGACCCGCTGACCGGCCTGCCCAACCGTACCGGCTTCATCACCGCGCTGGAACGGCATGACCCGGCCCAGGGGCTGGTGGTCATCCTGCTGGACCTGGACCAGTTCCATTTCATCAACGGCCGCCTGGGCTTCCAGGTGGCCGACGCGCTGTTGCGCGCCGTGGCGCACCGGCTGGTCGCCAACTTCCCCGAAGCGCTGACCATCAGCCGATTCAGCGGCGACCGTTATGCCCTGGCCCTGCCGGTGCCATCGCTGGCGGAGCTGTCGCTGGCTGACCTGGAACAGCGCCTGGAACTGGCGTTCGAGACCGGGTTCGACGTCGCCGGCCACAACACCGCCGTCTCGGCCACCGGCGGCTGCACCTACGCCCTGCCGCCCGACGTCCGCACCACACCGGACGCCATTCCCGGACAATGGGGTGACGCGCTGGTGCAGCAGGCATCGCTGGCGCTCAAGGACGCGAAGCTGCGGGCCCGGGGCCGGCTTTCGCCCTTCAACCCGGAACTGGAAAAACGCAAGAGCGCCAACCTGGCCCTGCTGGCGGAACTGCGCACGGCGCTGCGCAACCGCGAACTGGTGCTGCACTACCAGCCCAAGCTGGACCTCGCCACCGGCCGGCCGGTGGGGGTGGAGGCGCTGGTGCGCTGGCAGTCACCCCGGCACGGCCTGCTGATGCCGGCCGCGTTCCTGGACATCGCCGAGGCCAGCGGCCTGGTGGTGCCGCTGGGCCTGATGGTGCTGGAGATGGCCATCAGCCAGCGCCGCGCCTGGCGGGCGGAGGGACTGGACATCCCGGTGGCGGTCAACGTTTCCGCCCTGCAGGTGCAGCAGGCCGATTTCCTGGCCGGCATCGACGGCGTGCTGCGGGCCCAGCAGGCCACGGCCGAAGGCATCGAACTGGAGATCACCGAGTCCGCCTTCGTCGGCGATGATGAGCGCGCCTTCCTGCACATCCAGGGCCTGCGCGAGCGGGGTTTCGGCGTGGCGCTGGATGATTTCGGCACCGGCTATTCCTCGCTCAGCTACCTGAACCGCCTGCCCGCCACGACGGTGAAGGTGGATCGCCGTTTCGTGCAGGGCATGAACCAGGACGTGAAGTCGGACATGCTGGTCCGCGCCATCGTCCAGGTCGCCGCCATCATCGACGCCCAGGTGGTGGCGGAGGGCGTGGAGAAGGAGGAGCAGGCCGAACGCCTGCGCACCCTGGGGGTGCCCGTGGCCCAGGGCTTCCTTTATTGCCGGGGCGTGCCGGCCGAGGCCCTGTCGGCCTGGTGGCTGGAACGCGACGCGCCACCGGCCAAGGGCTGA
- a CDS encoding DUF1028 domain-containing protein → MRRRILAVLPVLALLAWGGTAQATFSIIACDKGSCGVAVATNNLAVGASVDYAQAGVGAIVTQFETNPAMGSKGLALLAQGRTPEETLATLLRENGDFDDDGVEARQVAVVDARGRTAAFTGAEALASAYAGERRGPGYSVQGNGLAGIGVLTAMEHTYRTTPGALEDRLLAALEAGQAAGGQTIGKLSAALVVRTPDGFPLDLDFRVDASDQPIPDLRALVERHHAWQAVIRADRAAHRGDKAVAQAALAEATRLAHGWDRVWRRAARVSLALGDKAGVRDYLARMAVANPVWARQEAADPIYRDIAP, encoded by the coding sequence ATGCGCCGACGGATTCTCGCCGTATTGCCGGTCCTGGCGCTGCTGGCTTGGGGCGGCACCGCCCAGGCCACCTTCTCCATCATCGCCTGCGACAAGGGCAGTTGCGGCGTCGCCGTCGCCACCAACAACCTGGCGGTGGGCGCCAGCGTGGATTACGCGCAGGCCGGCGTCGGCGCCATCGTCACCCAGTTCGAGACCAATCCCGCCATGGGTTCCAAGGGCCTGGCGCTGCTGGCCCAAGGCCGCACACCGGAGGAGACTCTGGCCACCCTGCTGCGGGAAAACGGCGATTTCGATGATGACGGGGTCGAAGCTCGGCAGGTGGCGGTGGTCGATGCGCGAGGCCGCACCGCCGCGTTCACCGGCGCGGAGGCACTGGCGTCCGCCTATGCCGGCGAGCGCCGGGGGCCGGGCTATTCCGTCCAGGGCAATGGCCTGGCCGGCATCGGCGTCCTGACCGCCATGGAGCACACCTACCGCACCACCCCCGGCGCACTGGAAGACCGGCTGCTGGCGGCGCTGGAGGCGGGACAGGCGGCCGGCGGCCAGACCATCGGCAAGCTGTCGGCGGCCTTGGTGGTGCGCACACCCGACGGCTTCCCCCTGGATCTGGATTTCCGCGTGGACGCCAGCGACCAGCCCATTCCCGACCTGCGGGCCCTGGTGGAGCGGCATCACGCCTGGCAAGCCGTCATCCGTGCCGACCGTGCCGCCCACAGGGGCGACAAGGCGGTGGCGCAAGCCGCCTTGGCGGAGGCCACGCGCCTGGCCCATGGCTGGGACCGCGTCTGGCGCCGCGCCGCGCGGGTTTCCCTGGCCCTGGGCGACAAGGCCGGTGTCCGGGACTATCTGGCGCGCATGGCCGTCGCCAATCCCGTCTGGGCACGGCAAGAAGCCGCCGACCCAATCTATCGCGATATCGCCCCCTGA
- a CDS encoding periplasmic heavy metal sensor: protein MTEGRPHEPAPDASSGGGPVSKVLIALLAVSVSINLLVAGMVVGQHLGGSHSSFRIDASHDANNGRGGGPYDTFVRNAPEAVLPFLKEAIASHQDLSQIQFQQLRDARHEAIRQLKAQPFDPAAADAAFQKMRTLIGEIQRGVHESALGAYARAYGMPPVSAGGDAPH, encoded by the coding sequence GTGACCGAGGGCCGCCCGCATGAGCCCGCGCCGGATGCTTCGTCCGGTGGCGGTCCCGTATCCAAGGTGCTGATCGCCCTATTGGCGGTATCGGTGTCAATCAACCTGCTGGTGGCCGGCATGGTGGTGGGCCAGCATTTGGGTGGCTCTCACTCGTCCTTTCGCATCGATGCCTCCCACGACGCCAACAATGGCCGGGGTGGCGGGCCCTATGACACCTTCGTCAGGAACGCGCCCGAGGCGGTGCTGCCCTTCCTCAAGGAGGCCATCGCCAGCCATCAGGATTTATCCCAGATTCAATTCCAGCAACTCCGCGATGCCCGGCACGAAGCCATACGCCAATTGAAGGCCCAACCCTTCGACCCGGCCGCCGCCGACGCCGCTTTTCAGAAGATGCGCACCCTGATCGGTGAGATTCAGCGGGGGGTTCATGAATCGGCCCTGGGCGCGTACGCCCGAGCCTATGGCATGCCCCCGGTATCGGCCGGCGGCGACGCGCCCCACTGA
- a CDS encoding FMN-binding negative transcriptional regulator codes for MTFFEEADALLDLVTALTEGQEQGRATPWAVADAPADFIQAQLRGIVGFRLPITSLEGKWKMSQNRPEADRDGVAAGLVEEGADAVSTLVRAGGAG; via the coding sequence ATCACCTTCTTCGAGGAAGCGGACGCCCTGCTGGACCTCGTGACGGCGCTGACGGAGGGGCAAGAACAGGGCAGGGCAACGCCTTGGGCCGTGGCCGACGCGCCCGCCGATTTCATCCAGGCGCAATTGCGCGGCATCGTGGGGTTCCGCCTGCCCATCACCAGCCTGGAAGGCAAATGGAAGATGAGCCAGAACCGGCCCGAGGCCGACCGCGATGGCGTCGCGGCCGGGTTGGTGGAAGAGGGCGCCGACGCAGTGTCGACGTTGGTGCGCGCCGGCGGTGCCGGCTGA
- a CDS encoding enoyl-CoA hydratase-related protein, which produces MDEQVAGYCVAVENGIATLTVDRPDKHNALTLDMWLALPGLMGRLGQAPDVRVVVLTGAGGRAFSAGADIAEFGQVFATPEGTARFNAAVRSGNLAVERCPKPTLAMVRGLCVGGGCGLALHCDLRFAGDGARFGITPAKLGFVYPFEDTRRLIDHVGPARAKDLLFSARLIDAREALAIGLVDRVLEDAALEDAVREYASTLCGLSQFSLQAAKHIVQAVQDGATPITDAGAATFLEEAALNEDFQEGRDAFLEKRSPNFTWRGWGH; this is translated from the coding sequence ATGGATGAGCAGGTGGCGGGATATTGCGTGGCGGTCGAGAACGGCATCGCCACCCTGACGGTGGACAGGCCCGACAAGCACAACGCGCTGACGCTGGACATGTGGTTGGCCCTGCCGGGGTTGATGGGCCGGCTTGGCCAAGCCCCCGATGTCCGGGTGGTGGTGTTGACCGGGGCAGGGGGACGGGCCTTTTCCGCAGGCGCCGATATCGCGGAATTCGGCCAGGTGTTCGCCACGCCGGAAGGGACCGCGCGGTTCAATGCCGCGGTGCGGTCCGGTAATCTGGCGGTGGAGCGGTGCCCCAAGCCGACCCTGGCCATGGTGCGGGGCTTGTGTGTGGGCGGTGGCTGCGGCCTGGCCCTGCATTGCGACCTGCGTTTCGCCGGCGACGGCGCCCGGTTCGGCATCACCCCGGCCAAGCTTGGGTTCGTCTATCCGTTTGAGGATACCCGCCGCCTGATCGACCATGTCGGACCCGCGCGTGCCAAGGACCTGTTGTTCTCCGCCCGGCTGATCGACGCGCGGGAGGCCCTGGCCATCGGCCTGGTGGACCGGGTGCTGGAAGACGCCGCACTGGAGGATGCCGTCCGGGAGTATGCCTCGACGCTGTGCGGCCTGTCGCAATTCTCCCTGCAGGCGGCCAAGCACATCGTCCAGGCGGTGCAGGACGGGGCCACACCCATCACGGATGCGGGGGCGGCCACCTTCCTGGAAGAAGCCGCCCTTAACGAGGATTTCCAGGAGGGGCGCGACGCCTTTCTGGAAAAACGGTCGCCGAATTTCACCTGGCGGGGCTGGGGACACTGA
- a CDS encoding MmcQ/YjbR family DNA-binding protein: MTPEDFSRTALSLAGAEPGAHMGHADFRVGGRIFATLDPELGRGMVKLAPEEQEVRVAAEPAMFQPVPGGWGRQGCTHVALATVDEAALAGALRAAWNLAVALGPTRPRKKKA, translated from the coding sequence ATGACGCCGGAAGATTTCAGCCGTACCGCCCTGTCGCTGGCCGGTGCGGAACCGGGGGCCCACATGGGGCATGCCGATTTCCGCGTGGGCGGGCGCATCTTCGCCACGCTGGACCCCGAACTCGGACGCGGCATGGTCAAATTGGCGCCGGAGGAACAGGAGGTGCGGGTGGCGGCCGAGCCCGCGATGTTCCAACCGGTTCCCGGCGGCTGGGGGCGGCAGGGCTGCACCCATGTCGCCCTGGCAACAGTGGATGAGGCGGCGCTGGCGGGGGCCTTGCGGGCAGCCTGGAATCTGGCGGTGGCCCTGGGGCCGACCCGGCCGCGCAAGAAGAAAGCCTGA